From Methanoculleus oceani, a single genomic window includes:
- the frhG gene encoding coenzyme F420 hydrogenase subunit gamma, with amino-acid sequence MAEKISIGELHLSGCTGCLVTLADNYEGLFKLLDDYADLVYALTLVDVRHVPEMDVCLVEGSCCLNDKISVEELKEAREKSKVLVAYGACAAYGNITRFCRGGQWNQPGHEAFVPISEVVDVDLYIPSCPPCPQQVRNVAVMAYLLLRGNDEQKNLATAYLTPLMQLAQRGNEACGCDLMYDVINQGLCMGCGTCAGTCPVRAITMEYGKPNVNRDQCIKCGACYAQCPRSWFNFDVMNNYEGIMDAIKGAMQ; translated from the coding sequence GTGGCAGAAAAGATTTCGATAGGTGAATTACACCTGAGCGGATGTACGGGATGCCTCGTGACGCTTGCGGATAACTACGAGGGTCTCTTCAAGCTGCTCGATGATTACGCGGACCTGGTCTACGCGTTGACCCTGGTCGACGTGCGCCACGTCCCCGAGATGGACGTGTGCCTGGTAGAGGGGTCGTGCTGTCTGAACGACAAGATCTCGGTAGAGGAACTGAAGGAAGCAAGGGAGAAGTCGAAGGTGCTCGTCGCCTACGGCGCCTGCGCAGCCTACGGCAACATCACCCGGTTCTGCCGTGGTGGCCAGTGGAACCAGCCCGGTCACGAAGCGTTCGTGCCGATCAGCGAGGTCGTCGATGTCGACCTCTACATCCCGTCATGTCCCCCGTGCCCGCAGCAGGTCAGAAACGTCGCCGTCATGGCCTACCTGCTGCTTCGGGGCAACGACGAACAGAAGAACCTCGCGACCGCCTACCTGACGCCGCTGATGCAGCTTGCACAGCGCGGCAACGAGGCCTGCGGCTGCGACCTGATGTATGACGTCATCAACCAGGGTCTCTGCATGGGATGCGGAACCTGCGCCGGCACCTGCCCGGTCCGTGCCATCACCATGGAATACGGCAAGCCGAACGTGAACCGCGACCAGTGCATCAAGTGCGGCGCCTGCTACGCGCAGTGCCCGCGGAGCTGGTTCAACTTCGACGTCATGAACAACTATGAGGGCATCATGGATGCCATCAAGGGAGCCATGCAGTGA
- the mptA gene encoding GTP cyclohydrolase MptA, producing the protein MELPDVQSSLPEVRINLTRVGVKNVQKLVEVARPGKRPVIFISRFDVFVDLPGSLKGANLSRNFEVIDDVLQQAIDGDVEEIEELCSAVARKLLDRHEYAERTEVRMQSKFMVRRETPISETGCHEVVNVHASAIAQRNEGNPIIRKSIGAEVTGMTACPCAQNIMKDHALHVLENLGMAEEKIEAFFDEVPMATHNQRGRGFLCIEIDDDQHISLEKIIKILKDSMSARIYELLKRGDESYVVMEAHKNPRFVEDCVREMARKVIAQFRDLPGDSVVTIKQTNEESIHQHNAYAERKATIAELIAEMDEGTL; encoded by the coding sequence ATGGAACTGCCAGATGTCCAGTCCAGCCTGCCGGAGGTCCGTATCAACCTGACCAGGGTGGGTGTGAAGAACGTCCAAAAACTCGTTGAAGTCGCCCGACCCGGCAAGCGGCCGGTCATTTTCATCTCCAGATTCGACGTCTTCGTCGACCTGCCGGGAAGTCTCAAAGGTGCGAACCTCTCCCGGAACTTCGAGGTGATCGATGACGTGCTGCAGCAGGCCATCGACGGAGATGTAGAGGAGATCGAGGAACTTTGCAGCGCGGTGGCGAGGAAACTCCTCGACCGGCACGAGTATGCGGAGAGAACCGAGGTCCGGATGCAGAGCAAGTTCATGGTCCGGCGGGAGACGCCGATCAGCGAGACCGGTTGTCATGAGGTCGTAAACGTCCACGCGAGCGCGATAGCCCAGCGGAACGAAGGGAACCCGATCATCCGAAAGAGCATCGGCGCCGAAGTGACCGGGATGACCGCCTGCCCCTGCGCCCAGAACATCATGAAGGACCATGCCCTGCATGTCCTCGAGAACCTCGGCATGGCGGAGGAGAAGATCGAGGCGTTCTTCGACGAGGTGCCGATGGCCACGCACAACCAGCGCGGCCGGGGTTTCCTCTGCATCGAGATCGACGACGATCAGCATATCAGCCTCGAGAAGATCATCAAGATCCTGAAGGATTCCATGAGTGCACGCATCTACGAGCTCCTCAAGCGGGGCGACGAGAGTTACGTGGTGATGGAAGCCCACAAGAACCCGCGGTTCGTCGAAGACTGTGTCCGTGAAATGGCCCGCAAAGTGATCGCGCAGTTCCGGGATCTGCCCGGGGATTCCGTGGTCACCATAAAACAGACGAACGAGGAGAGTATCCACCAGCACAACGCCTACGCGGAACGAAAGGCGACGATAGCAGAGCTCATCGCGGAGATGGACGAGGGCACACTATAA
- the ilvC gene encoding ketol-acid reductoisomerase: MVQKYYESDADPRTLEGKTIAVIGYGSQGRGQALNLRDSGCQVIIGLRPGSSWQRASEDGLEVYSVAEAVKRADIIQILLPDENQAAVYRTEISPNIRENACLMFSHGFNIHYGQIVPPPTVDVIMVAPKGPGHMVRRTYEEGKGVPALIAIHQDHTGKAHAIALAYARGIGATRAVVLETTFAEETETDLFGEQAVLCGGITSLIKAGFETLVDAGYAPEMAYLEVLHETKLIVDLIYEGGFTKMRDSISNTAQYGDLTRGPRVIGPETYAAMQEVLEEIQNGEFAREWMLENMVNRPVFNALTRADEEHLIEEVGKELRGFMPQFRK; the protein is encoded by the coding sequence ATGGTGCAAAAATACTACGAGTCCGATGCAGACCCCCGCACCCTGGAGGGCAAGACCATCGCCGTCATCGGCTATGGATCCCAGGGACGCGGACAGGCGCTGAACCTACGTGATTCCGGCTGTCAGGTCATCATCGGCCTGCGGCCCGGCAGCAGCTGGCAGAGAGCATCCGAAGACGGTCTGGAGGTCTATTCCGTTGCGGAAGCGGTCAAGCGTGCCGATATCATCCAGATCCTCCTTCCCGACGAGAACCAGGCGGCTGTCTACCGCACCGAGATCAGCCCCAATATCAGAGAGAACGCCTGCCTGATGTTCTCGCACGGGTTCAACATCCACTACGGCCAGATCGTCCCCCCACCCACCGTCGACGTGATCATGGTCGCCCCGAAGGGGCCCGGCCACATGGTCCGCCGGACCTACGAGGAAGGGAAGGGCGTCCCGGCCCTCATCGCCATCCACCAGGACCACACGGGCAAGGCGCACGCCATCGCGCTTGCCTACGCCCGGGGGATCGGTGCGACCCGCGCGGTCGTGCTCGAGACGACGTTTGCCGAGGAGACCGAAACCGACCTCTTCGGCGAGCAGGCGGTCCTCTGCGGCGGGATTACCTCGCTCATCAAGGCCGGGTTCGAGACCCTGGTGGACGCCGGGTACGCGCCCGAGATGGCCTACCTCGAAGTCCTGCACGAGACGAAGCTCATCGTCGACCTGATCTACGAGGGCGGGTTTACGAAGATGCGCGACTCGATCAGCAACACCGCCCAGTACGGCGACCTGACACGGGGGCCGCGCGTCATCGGGCCGGAGACCTACGCGGCGATGCAGGAGGTCCTCGAGGAGATCCAGAACGGCGAGTTCGCCCGGGAGTGGATGCTTGAGAATATGGTGAACCGGCCGGTCTTCAATGCGCTGACGAGGGCGGACGAGGAGCACCTGATCGAAGAGGTGGGCAAGGAACTCCGCGGATTCATGCCGCAGTTCCGGAAGTAA
- a CDS encoding class I SAM-dependent methyltransferase, with product MKKSAEGFTRIAREVFAPIYPVIAEQVLAWSGIRDGICLDLGSGPGLLSVALVEKSDLFVIALDTDPAMARIAQKTAAGFPDRVVPITGDVHCMPMRDNSVSLVVSRGSVYFWEDRARAFREIERVLRPGGVAFVGGSFGTPTLRETIFTEMRRRNPDWDRDVARRSGRATPDVLRREISRSGVAHARIREEEEGMWVEIRKGTISRPAR from the coding sequence ATGAAAAAGAGCGCCGAAGGCTTCACCCGGATTGCCCGGGAAGTCTTTGCCCCCATCTACCCCGTCATCGCAGAGCAGGTGCTCGCGTGGTCCGGGATACGGGACGGCATCTGCCTTGACCTCGGGAGCGGTCCCGGCCTCCTCTCCGTCGCGCTCGTAGAGAAGAGCGATCTTTTCGTCATCGCGCTCGACACCGATCCGGCAATGGCCCGGATTGCCCAGAAGACCGCCGCCGGATTCCCGGACCGGGTGGTCCCGATCACCGGCGACGTTCACTGCATGCCGATGCGGGACAACTCCGTCTCGCTCGTCGTCAGCCGCGGCTCGGTCTATTTCTGGGAAGACCGGGCGCGAGCATTCCGGGAGATCGAGCGGGTACTCCGGCCCGGCGGCGTCGCGTTCGTCGGCGGCAGCTTCGGGACCCCCACGCTCCGGGAGACGATCTTTACCGAGATGCGGCGGCGAAACCCCGACTGGGACCGGGACGTCGCCCGGCGGAGCGGGCGGGCGACCCCGGACGTGCTCCGCCGGGAAATCAGCCGGAGCGGTGTCGCCCACGCCCGTATCAGGGAAGAAGAAGAGGGGATGTGGGTGGAGATCCGGAAAGGCACGATCAGTCGGCCCGCTCGGTGA
- the frhA gene encoding coenzyme F420 hydrogenase subunit alpha gives MSKVVEISPTTRHEGHSKLVLKVNDDGIIERGDWLSITPVRGVEKLAIGKTMEQVPKIASRVCGICPIAHTLAGVEAMEASIGCEIPEDAKLLRYILQCANRMHSHAIHNILSLPDMYLPGTDVKINPFTKEEPVRSVALRIQRLREIGQTIGEIVGGEAIHPSNPRVGGMYKNITPRAKAKIYDLAKESRVLAQEQMEFMIAIFRNYQKRDWAEVGGVEVPIPKDLGYHNQGYMATAPVYGSSSLDETPMWFPERFTEVRPWDWYMGEVEIDEADPNYPIGGTTPVGTKAWPQMEACTGVPLYDGQPVEVGPRARQAIFKNYDEKGTIGLQIARQMEFPETAYGIIDALDALDTSGSVLADEIPQGDGSLGWAANEAPRGTDVHLAKVKDGRVQYYGMLVPTTWNFPTCSRALTGAPWRLAEVVMRGYDPCVSCATHMLVIDEDKRLVAQKLIQ, from the coding sequence TTGTCGAAAGTTGTAGAGATTTCCCCAACAACGAGACATGAAGGCCATTCAAAGCTCGTTCTGAAGGTCAACGATGACGGCATCATCGAGCGTGGAGACTGGCTCAGCATCACCCCGGTGAGGGGAGTCGAGAAACTCGCCATCGGCAAGACGATGGAGCAGGTTCCGAAGATCGCATCACGCGTCTGCGGTATCTGTCCTATCGCGCACACCCTGGCGGGTGTCGAGGCGATGGAGGCATCCATCGGGTGCGAGATCCCCGAGGACGCAAAGCTGCTGCGTTACATCCTGCAGTGTGCCAACAGGATGCACAGCCACGCCATCCACAACATCCTGTCCCTCCCGGACATGTACCTTCCCGGAACCGACGTAAAGATCAACCCGTTCACCAAGGAAGAACCGGTCAGGAGCGTCGCTCTCCGGATCCAGCGGCTCCGTGAGATCGGCCAGACCATCGGCGAGATCGTCGGCGGAGAAGCAATCCACCCGAGCAACCCCCGCGTCGGCGGTATGTACAAGAACATCACCCCGCGTGCCAAGGCGAAGATCTACGATCTCGCAAAGGAATCCCGGGTGCTCGCGCAGGAGCAGATGGAGTTCATGATCGCGATCTTCCGGAACTACCAGAAGCGCGACTGGGCTGAAGTCGGCGGCGTCGAAGTCCCGATCCCGAAGGACCTCGGCTACCACAACCAGGGCTACATGGCCACGGCGCCGGTCTACGGCAGCTCGAGCCTCGACGAGACCCCGATGTGGTTCCCCGAGCGGTTCACCGAAGTCCGCCCCTGGGACTGGTACATGGGCGAAGTCGAGATCGACGAGGCCGACCCGAACTACCCGATCGGCGGCACCACCCCCGTAGGTACCAAGGCCTGGCCCCAGATGGAGGCCTGCACCGGCGTCCCGCTCTATGACGGCCAGCCGGTCGAGGTCGGACCGCGTGCACGTCAGGCAATCTTCAAGAACTACGATGAGAAGGGCACCATCGGCCTGCAGATCGCACGCCAGATGGAGTTCCCCGAGACCGCCTACGGCATCATCGACGCGCTCGACGCGCTCGACACCTCCGGATCGGTGCTCGCCGACGAGATCCCGCAGGGTGACGGCTCCCTCGGATGGGCCGCGAACGAAGCGCCCCGTGGAACCGACGTCCACCTTGCCAAGGTCAAGGACGGCCGGGTGCAGTATTACGGGATGCTCGTCCCGACCACCTGGAACTTCCCCACCTGCAGCCGTGCACTGACCGGTGCACCCTGGCGGCTCGCGGAAGTCGTTATGCGTGGATACGACCCCTGCGTCTCCTGTGCGACGCACATGCTGGTGATCGACGAAGACAAGAGACTGGTGGCCCAGAAACTCATTCAGTGA
- a CDS encoding translation initiation factor IF-2 subunit beta produces MTPSYEDLLKEAYTNITEPTEFEDRFTVPVARAFVEGKTTVLENFAEIAGILRRDQDHLMKHLLGELGTAGKIEGTRAVFSGKFEQEQINTIIKGYVDDYVICSECGKPDTRLVKTERVLTLRCDACGGHRPVRKRKATVDPSAAAKPVEGAIMDVTPQFLSKRGDGVVKIDRYTMYVANAKPGQTVKVKITRIAGTIIFTERAD; encoded by the coding sequence ATGACCCCGTCATATGAAGACCTCCTGAAGGAGGCGTATACCAATATCACGGAGCCGACGGAGTTTGAGGATCGGTTCACGGTTCCCGTCGCCCGTGCCTTCGTCGAGGGGAAGACCACGGTTCTCGAGAACTTCGCCGAGATTGCGGGCATCCTCCGGCGCGACCAGGACCACCTGATGAAGCACCTCCTCGGGGAGCTCGGCACCGCCGGCAAGATCGAGGGGACGCGGGCCGTCTTCTCGGGGAAGTTCGAGCAGGAGCAGATCAACACGATCATCAAAGGCTACGTCGACGACTACGTCATCTGTTCGGAGTGCGGAAAGCCCGACACCCGCCTGGTCAAGACCGAGCGGGTCCTGACGCTCCGGTGCGACGCCTGCGGCGGCCACCGGCCGGTCCGGAAGCGGAAAGCGACGGTGGACCCCTCTGCAGCGGCAAAACCGGTCGAGGGCGCCATCATGGACGTCACCCCGCAGTTCCTTTCGAAGCGCGGCGACGGCGTGGTGAAGATCGACCGCTACACGATGTATGTCGCGAACGCAAAGCCGGGTCAGACGGTGAAGGTGAAGATCACCCGGATCGCCGGGACGATCATCTTCACCGAGCGGGCCGACTGA
- the frhD gene encoding coenzyme F420-reducing hydrogenase, FrhD protein has product MLFREIVIAGCGNPLYGDDGFGPAVVEELQKLQLPDNVKVVDAGLGAPHFLFTLMEDAEVPVKKLIIIDIADFGANPGDVTKLRPEDLPPGAYRDAHSWDLSEPLQRLKDIIDITIIGCQPKRVASHEFELGLTEEVEEAIPKTVRIVLEEIGVEYGAAINHQGTHLWASPGETTGDAGKKPGEQA; this is encoded by the coding sequence ATGCTATTCCGTGAGATCGTGATCGCAGGATGCGGCAACCCCCTCTACGGAGACGACGGGTTCGGTCCTGCAGTCGTCGAAGAACTCCAGAAGCTACAACTGCCCGACAACGTCAAGGTAGTCGATGCCGGCCTTGGCGCCCCTCACTTCCTCTTTACGCTGATGGAAGATGCGGAGGTGCCGGTGAAGAAGCTGATCATCATCGATATCGCCGATTTCGGCGCCAACCCCGGTGATGTGACGAAGCTCCGGCCCGAAGACCTGCCGCCGGGCGCCTACCGGGATGCCCATTCGTGGGACCTTTCCGAGCCACTGCAGCGATTAAAAGACATCATCGATATCACGATCATCGGGTGCCAGCCCAAGCGTGTCGCGAGCCATGAGTTTGAACTGGGGCTCACTGAGGAGGTTGAGGAGGCCATTCCCAAAACAGTGCGAATCGTACTGGAGGAGATTGGGGTAGAATATGGGGCTGCTATCAACCATCAAGGAACGCATCTTTGGGCGTCGCCGGGAGAAACCACCGGAGATGCCGGGAAGAAACCCGGAGAGCAGGCCTGA
- a CDS encoding flavodoxin family protein, whose translation MSVCIIYHSETGNTRIVAEQVAAATGGDLIEVKDLAGYSKVGMYLKGAPRAMRRELAAIEPAAIDVSGYDAVVVGTPVWAGNPTPAVNAAVAALKGIEGKAAVVFCTSGGAPRKALDTMTAMLADRGADVRGAVALTAREVRKPEAVESLVGLVRPLAAPSYGST comes from the coding sequence ATGTCCGTCTGCATCATCTATCACTCGGAGACCGGCAACACCCGGATCGTGGCCGAGCAGGTCGCTGCTGCGACCGGAGGCGATCTCATCGAAGTAAAAGACCTTGCGGGCTACTCGAAGGTGGGGATGTACCTGAAAGGAGCTCCGCGAGCCATGCGAAGGGAGCTCGCCGCTATCGAACCCGCCGCCATCGACGTCTCCGGCTACGACGCCGTCGTCGTCGGAACTCCCGTGTGGGCGGGGAACCCTACCCCTGCGGTCAACGCCGCCGTCGCCGCCCTGAAGGGCATCGAGGGGAAGGCCGCGGTCGTCTTCTGCACCTCGGGCGGGGCACCGAGGAAGGCTCTCGATACGATGACGGCGATGCTTGCAGACCGGGGCGCCGACGTCCGGGGTGCGGTCGCGCTCACGGCGCGGGAGGTGCGAAAGCCGGAGGCGGTGGAGTCCCTGGTCGGGCTCGTCCGCCCGCTCGCGGCACCGTCGTACGGATCCACGTAA